In a single window of the Homo sapiens chromosome 1 genomic scaffold, GRCh38.p14 alternate locus group ALT_REF_LOCI_1 HSCHR1_2_CTG3 genome:
- the PRAMEF8 gene encoding PRAME family member 8 isoform X1: MSIRAPPRLLELARQRLLRDQALAISTMEELPRELFPTLFMEAFSRRRCETLKTMVQAWPFTRLPLGSLMKSPHLESLKSVLEGVDVLLTQEVRPRQSKLQVLDLRNVDENFCDIFSGATASFPEALSQKQTADNCPGTGRQQPFMVFIDLCLKNRTLDECLTHLLEWGKQRKGLLHVCCKELQVFGMPIHSIIEVLNMVELDCIQEVEVCCPWELSTLVKFAPYLGQMRNLRKLVLFNIRASACIPPDNKGQFIARFTSQFLKLDYFQNLSMHSVSFLEGHLDQLLRCLQASLEMVVMTDCLLSESDLKHLSWCPSIRQLKELDLRGVTLTHFSPEPLTGLLEQVVATLQTLDLEDCGIMDSQLSAILPVLSRCSQLSTFSFCGNLISMAALENLLRHTVGLSKLSLELYPAPLESYDTQGALCWGRFAELGAELMNTLRDLRQPKIIVFCTVPCPRCGIRASYDLEPSHCLC, encoded by the exons ATGAGCATCAGGGCCCCACCCAGACTCCTGGAGCTGGCAAGGCAGAGGCTGCTGAGGGACCAGGCCTTGGCCATCTCCACCATGGAGGAGCTGCCCAGGGAGCTCTTCCCCACACTGTTCATGGAGGCCTTCAGCAGGAGACGCTGTGAAACCCTGAAAACAATGGTGCAGGCCTGGCCTTTCACCCGCCTCCCTCTAGGGTCCCTGATGAAGTCGCCTCATCTGGAGTCATTAAAATCTGTGCTGGAAGGGGTTGATGTGCTGTTGACCCAAGAGGTTCGCCCCAG GCAGTCAAAACTTCAAGTGCTGGACTTGAGGAATGTGGATGAGAACTTCTGCGACATATTTTCTGGAGCTACTGCATCCTTCCCGGAGGCTCTGAGTCAGAAGCAAACAGCAGATAACTGTCCAGGGACAGGCAGGCAGCAGCCATTCATGGTGTTCATAGACCTTTGTCTCAAGAACAGGACACTAGATGAATGCCTCACCCACCTCTTAGAGTGGGGCAAGCAGAGAAAAGGCTTACTGCATGTGTGTTGCAAGGAGCTGCAGGTTTTTGGAATGCCCATCCACAGTATCATAGAGGTCCTGAACATGGTGGAGCTTGACTgtatccaggaggtggaagtgtGCTGCCCCTGGGAGCTGTCCACTCTTGTGAAGTTTGCCCCTTACCTGGGCCAGATGAGGAATCTCCGCAAACTTGTTCTCTTCAACATCCGTGCATCTGCCTGCATTCCCCCAGACAACAAGGGGCAGTTCATTGCCCGATTCACCTCTCAGTTCCTCAAGCTGGACTATTTCCAGAATCTGTCTATGCACTCCGTCTCTTTCCTCGAAGGCCACCTGGACCAGCTGCTCAG GTGTCTCCAGGCCTCCTTGGAGATGGTCGTTATGACCGACTGCCTGCTGTCAGAGTCGGACTTGAAGCATCTCTCTTGGTGCCCGAGCATCCGTCAATTAAAGGAGCTGGACCTGAGGGGTGTCACGCTGACCCATTTCAGCCCTGAGCCCCTCACAGGTCTGCTGGAGCAAGTTGTGGCCACCCTGCAGACCCTGGACTTAGAGGACTGTGGGATCATGGATTCCCAACTCAGCGCCATCCTGCCTGTCCTGAGCCGCTGCTCCCAGCTCAGCACCTTCAGCTTCTGTGGGAACCTCATCTCCATGGCTGCCCTTGAGAACCTGCTGCGCCACACCGTCGGGCTGAGCAAGCTAAGCCTGGAGCTGTATCCTGCCCCTCTGGAGAGTTATGACACCCAGGGAGCTCTCTGCTGGGGGAGATTTGCTGAACTTGGGGCTGAGCTGATGAACACACTGAGGGACTTAAGGCAGCCCAAGATCATTGTGTTCTGCACCGTCCCCTGCCCTCGCTGTGGCATCAGGGCCTCCTATGACCTGGAGCCCAGTCACTGCCTCTGTTGA